Below is a genomic region from Deltaproteobacteria bacterium.
ACGTCTAAAAAAAACTTATTACTAATTTTTGGATGAAATAAAAGTTTTGCATAATAGCCACTGCCAAGCCAACTTTCTGCAGATGTCGTTGTGTAATCAGTTTGTATTGAAGGAAAGTAAGTCGCCGATAACGAAACCGTATTTTTAAAAATAAATAATTTTAAACCACCATAAGGATTGCTTGAAGAAAGGGTCGATAAAGCGGTGGCGCTGATTGGCGTGGCAGAAGAAAGAATAAGATAACCAAGAGTCAAAAATAAAGGGGAAGTTTCCTTAAATGACAAATCTAGATAGGCATCGGTTACTGTGATAGATTGAGAAGGCGCCGTGTTGATGTCTTTGGTTTCTGAATTGCTCAGACTTGTAAGGGCTCCAAATGATATTGTTGCAAAAGAAGATGGAGATCCTAAAACAGTTAACAAAAAAATAAACATTAAATTATTTTTGACGAACCGTTTGTGGGTTAAAAATATTTGATAACTTACTAACCTTTTTAATTCCATGAAGATTTTGTCGGTTAGTACAAAAATGACTAAAGGTTTAAATGAAAAATTTCAGTACCCAAGGTAAATCATTTTTAATCTTAGACTTTGGCCTCAGGCCCTTAGGCGGATCCCGAGGTCGGGTCCAAGTCGGTAATTATCAAAAATAATTAAAAGATAAAAGTATAGGCTAAAATTCCTTGAATTCCAGACATCGTAGCTGTTAGGTCATTGCGATCGTACTCAACTTCACGATTTGCTTCGGTTTGTGTAAATCCTGTAAAAGTTCCTGATGCCGAGTCAGCAATATTTCTTTCAATTGGCAAGTACCTTAGATTTCCTTCCAAGGTAAGGCAATGGTTTGGCGCAAAACAAAAATCTGCCCCAAGGCCTGCTTGGCCACCAAAATTAGATCCAGCGTAGGAAAGTGATGATGTTCCTTGTTTTACAGTTCCTTTTAGATATCCAACACCCACGCCAAATTGCATAAAGAATCGAATAAAATTATTTTCCAAAGGATAGAGTCGAATTAATGGGAAAAAAGTATAGCCTGTTAATGTATGTTCATAGTCGCCAACTGTCGGCCCAGAGCCACTCCCTGATTGTGTAAAATAAGAAGGTCTTAAAACTAAAGCGAAGGAGGTGCCTGTAAATCTAAAAGCATATTGAATAAAAAAATCATAGGCAGAAGTTAAATTTTTAGTACTGACTCCGCCTTGTGTGGCATTGACATTATCAATGATAGAATTAATATCTTTTTGGGTTGATGAAACAGTTGATAAGCCAATACCAATCTCACTGCTGCCACTGATACCGCCGCCGCCACCACCACGTTTAGCTAATGAAAACTCAGAAATAAATAAAGTAGACAAAAACAATATAGCCCATAAATTGAATGCCATTTTAACCTTCCTTTACAAACAAAAAAACCCATAAACTTCCGTCTATAGGTTCATACAATTAATAATTGAGTGCAAGTAAAACAGGCCTAGACCCAAGTCCTGTTTACAAAGATGTTGGCGCCGCAGCTGGAGTCGGAGCGGGTGCAGGTACCTGGACGGGAGCGCTTGGAGAAGGCACCTTCATAGGCATCGACGATGGAGACGGACCACCCTTTGATCCCCACACGTGGGTGCAATATTGCGCGTACAATCCTAAAACATTTGTCCAAGTATGATCTACATGGGAAATCTGATTCACACCACCGGCTTTGGCTGCGGCAGAGATGCTCGCATCGCCCAAAGCGATTAAGCTCAAATAAGACGCGGCACAAGCCTCACCATGAAGATTTCCCCTCAGTGCACCCGTGGCATTCACAGGGCCTTGCACATCTGAGAATACAAAACCACTCACGGGTGTTCCAGAGGCACAACCTATCAGAGCAGTGATGGTCACCGTAGCTGCTGTGAGAGTTAGAAAACGAGATATTAACTTTTTCATAGGCATAGTCAAATTCACAAAAATTCCTTTCCATTATTTATTAAAAAGGATCATATTAATATTTATGCAAGTCAACTCATTTAAGCCATCTGATTTGGTTGAAAAAAAAATAAGCAATATCAGTAAAACAAAAGGTCATTGGATTGAAATCCACACGGATAAAATAAAACTTTCAAATAAGAAAGAATCGATTAGGGAATACATTCGTCATCCGGGTGCCGCCCTCATTATTCCCGAGTTAAGCAATGGGAAATTATTATTTATTAAACAATTCAGATATGCTCTCGGAAAAATATTTATAGAATTTCCTGCCGGTAAACGGGACGCAAAGGAAACCACTCTCCAAACAGCAAAAAGAGAGCTACGGGAAGAAGTGGGGTATACAGCTAAAAAAATCAAATTTCTGACTCGAATTCATCCCGTGATTGGATACGCTGATGAAGTGATTGATATTTATTTAGCTACGGGTTTGACCTTTACGGGGGCTCATCCAGATGAAGAAGAATTCCTCATTCCCTTAGAGCTCACCCCTAAAGAAGCCTTGAACTTGATTTGGAAACAAAAACTGACGGACGTTAAGACTCAAGTCGCCTTATTTTGGTATATCAATCACCAAAAACTTTAGGCCTCATCACCCCAGCACTTTTGTTGAAACGCTGGGGCGATTTGATCTCAAATAAACCTATGATGTTACTGTTTTTAAAATTTAATGTTGCACTTTGATTGGCTAAATTGCCAGTTATTAGCACTCGCTAAAGTCACTGATCCTTGGCCGAAATTATTATCATAGATTCGACTAGTATTAGTCTGTAAAAAGGGAATCAGTTTTATAAAACTAAACCTACCAGTGGCTCCAAACGGTAATTTGAAGTTAAAAATGATGTAATTAGCAGTAGAGATCATTTCTTTAGAATTAATGGTTTTAACAGTATTATTTCTTTCATATTGAAGCAGAACTCCATAGTTTGAACCAAATGGCTCAACAAAATTTTTTGATACAACCACTGAAGCTTGATAATAGTTGCCATATCCACCAGTAATAAAGTTTTTGGCTTCAAGAAGAACAATATTGCAATTGTTATCACCCAAATTTTCAGCGTGAGTTTGAGCTGTTAAAATCGTTATTAATAATAAAATTAAGACTTTCATAGATAATATTCCTTTCGATTAATTTCCAAAGGAATCTCAAACCATTAATAAACTATGCTTGAATAAAAAGAGCAGAAATCTTCATTAAGCATTCTTCGAGGGCTACATTTGGAGCCTTTTCTATAAATTTAGCTTTTCTAACTTTCCAGTCTAGATTTTTCAGATGATCTGATAAAACAGCTCCAGTAATTTTCTTGCCTTTGACTGCTACTTCAAAGGGGTATCCTTTTACATTTGATGTAATTGGGCAGCATACTGCCAAGCCTGTTTTTTTATTATACTTCTCAGGAGAGAGAATCAGCGCAGGACGAGTTCCTACTTGCTCATGACCTGCTTGCAGAGAAAAATTAAGCCAAACAATATCACCTCGATTAGGTATGTAAGTCATTACCAGACCTCACTGCCTTCGGTCCTAAAGTCTTCTTCCGAGTGCAAATTGTTTTTGGTAATCTGCTCCAATAAAGAGTCTAGTGAATATTCTTTTTTTGCAGGAAAAATAACAATAGTTCCATTCTTAGACTCAATTTCCACTTCGGAGTTTTCGCTTAAGTTCACTTTCTCAATTACAGTTTTTGGGATTCGGACACCAAGAGAGTTGCGCCACATCTCAGGTTTAGCAAATATTTGAAATTATA
It encodes:
- the mazF gene encoding endoribonuclease MazF — encoded protein: MTYIPNRGDIVWLNFSLQAGHEQVGTRPALILSPEKYNKKTGLAVCCPITSNVKGYPFEVAVKGKKITGAVLSDHLKNLDWKVRKAKFIEKAPNVALEECLMKISALFIQA
- a CDS encoding AbrB/MazE/SpoVT family DNA-binding domain-containing protein, which translates into the protein MWRNSLGVRIPKTVIEKVNLSENSEVEIESKNGTIVIFPAKKEYSLDSLLEQITKNNLHSEEDFRTEGSEVW
- a CDS encoding TRL-like family protein yields the protein MKKLISRFLTLTAATVTITALIGCASGTPVSGFVFSDVQGPVNATGALRGNLHGEACAASYLSLIALGDASISAAAKAGGVNQISHVDHTWTNVLGLYAQYCTHVWGSKGGPSPSSMPMKVPSPSAPVQVPAPAPTPAAAPTSL
- a CDS encoding NUDIX hydrolase; protein product: MQVNSFKPSDLVEKKISNISKTKGHWIEIHTDKIKLSNKKESIREYIRHPGAALIIPELSNGKLLFIKQFRYALGKIFIEFPAGKRDAKETTLQTAKRELREEVGYTAKKIKFLTRIHPVIGYADEVIDIYLATGLTFTGAHPDEEEFLIPLELTPKEALNLIWKQKLTDVKTQVALFWYINHQKL